The Aureitalea marina genome includes a window with the following:
- the dusB gene encoding tRNA dihydrouridine synthase DusB, which yields MAKIGDIDVGDFPLLLAPMEDVSDPPFRALCKEQGADVVYTEFISSEGLIRDAAKSVMKLDIYEKERPVGIQIFGAVLESMLRSVEIVEASGPDIIDINFGCPVKKVVSKGAGAGILKDIDLMVKLTEAMVKHTKLPVTVKTRLGWDHDSIRIVEVAERLQDVGCKAISIHGRTRSQMYKGDANWVPIAEVKNNPRMHIPVFGNGDVNSPERAMEMRDQYGLDGAMIGRASIGYPWFFREVKHYFETGQKLAPPNMAERVEAARRHLRMSIDWKGEKLGVFETRRHYTNYFKGIPDFKVYRTKMVTSDHSEQVFAVFEEVLERFGDHQFV from the coding sequence ATGGCAAAGATCGGCGACATCGATGTTGGGGATTTTCCCCTATTGCTTGCTCCTATGGAGGATGTAAGCGACCCTCCTTTCCGCGCACTTTGTAAGGAACAAGGTGCAGATGTGGTTTACACTGAATTCATTTCTTCCGAAGGCTTAATTCGAGACGCTGCCAAAAGCGTCATGAAGTTGGATATCTATGAAAAAGAACGACCCGTCGGGATCCAGATCTTTGGTGCGGTATTAGAATCCATGCTTCGGTCTGTAGAGATCGTCGAGGCCAGTGGCCCGGACATCATCGATATCAACTTTGGATGCCCGGTGAAAAAAGTGGTCAGCAAGGGCGCTGGCGCAGGAATTCTTAAAGACATTGACCTAATGGTCAAATTGACCGAAGCCATGGTCAAACACACCAAATTACCAGTTACTGTTAAGACGAGATTGGGTTGGGATCACGATTCTATCCGGATCGTAGAAGTGGCCGAACGGTTACAGGATGTGGGCTGTAAGGCAATTTCCATCCACGGTCGTACTCGCTCTCAGATGTACAAGGGAGATGCCAATTGGGTTCCTATAGCTGAGGTGAAGAATAACCCCCGAATGCACATCCCGGTCTTTGGGAATGGAGATGTCAACTCTCCTGAGCGCGCTATGGAGATGCGAGATCAGTATGGGTTGGATGGAGCCATGATCGGACGGGCCAGTATTGGCTACCCTTGGTTCTTCAGGGAAGTGAAGCACTACTTTGAGACCGGTCAGAAACTAGCCCCTCCTAACATGGCCGAACGTGTTGAAGCGGCACGAAGGCATTTGCGAATGTCTATTGATTGGAAAGGAGAAAAACTTGGGGTTTTTGAAACCCGAAGACATTACACCAATTATTTTAAAGGAATTCCAGATTTCAAAGTCTACCGGACCAAGATGGTGACCAGTGATCATTCAGAGCAGGTCTTTGCCGTCTTTGAGGAGGTGCTGGAACGTTTTGGCGATCACCAATTCGTTTGA
- a CDS encoding outer membrane beta-barrel family protein: protein MKKPLFFLLFLLVNLAWSQEFVLTGKVIDSTGAGIEFVNVTAKELGQVEIISGASTGQDGQFELPVVGGAYSIEFSMVGFRDRKMEVEAASDMNLGQLQLVAERQALDETVISVRTPVVRREIGKLTFDVENSTLSSGNTMNLLKKTPGVLVVQDNISIRNTPTEIYINNRRVYLSSSEIVTLLTSLDASVIQSIEVITNPSSSFDAEGGAVLNILTSKAISVGYKGNVGATYEQAVFAKYNLNTAHFYKNNWIDFYGSYSYSPRKEFKSQDDHINYFEPDGSLNSLWESDLERTTRSYAHQANLIADFQLNEKNTLNLTSNLVFGPDERYQNGIRTDIFAPSRQLDSLFTTASRLENDRTNLSFQLEHQVDLGQGNTQLRTGVNYIFFEQFQDQDIQTSYFLPDGDFIRNNTFSTSAFQETNIWTASMDLDYQIGRFSASSGVKYSDISTDSGLDFLNRNTMPPALDPDLSDRFLYDESIYAAYTELERQWESWGLQAGLRVEHTDVEGDSRALGLVNTQNYFEWFPRVVLSHNLNEKNTLGLSYARRIDRPRYQSLNPFKYFINETNFNSGNPSLRPETNNKIALSYNYNNVLTVEAYYEHSNNSLSTLVFQDNETRVIRTVDANLIEDFQYSLDVIYTNSIRPWWYSFIYSSFYYLENEFLAEESIQQTYSNSTPGFYAQWYNSFTLSKDQSLTSDLTAVYMSNYIYGSYSYKNQFSLSLSIRKSLWNDQASITLGVDDIFNTNNIRVSSQYYNQDNSYFAMPESRMFRASFLYNFGNWNLSDNQRQIDSKEKGRLDR, encoded by the coding sequence ATGAAAAAGCCGCTGTTCTTTCTTCTTTTTCTATTGGTGAACCTAGCCTGGTCGCAGGAATTTGTGTTGACTGGAAAGGTCATTGATTCTACTGGTGCTGGCATCGAGTTTGTCAACGTAACTGCGAAGGAACTAGGGCAAGTAGAGATCATAAGCGGCGCCTCAACAGGCCAGGATGGTCAATTTGAGCTTCCTGTGGTAGGCGGAGCATATTCGATCGAATTCTCCATGGTGGGGTTCCGGGACCGGAAGATGGAAGTAGAGGCGGCATCAGATATGAATCTTGGTCAACTTCAGTTGGTTGCAGAAAGGCAAGCGTTGGACGAGACCGTGATCAGTGTACGCACTCCGGTAGTTAGAAGAGAAATTGGGAAGTTGACCTTCGATGTTGAGAATTCTACCCTTTCCAGCGGGAATACCATGAATTTGCTTAAAAAGACCCCGGGGGTTTTGGTTGTGCAAGACAATATCAGTATCCGAAATACACCAACGGAGATCTATATCAACAACAGGCGGGTGTACCTTTCGTCTTCAGAGATAGTCACTCTATTAACAAGTTTGGATGCTTCTGTCATTCAGTCCATCGAAGTGATCACCAATCCTTCTTCTTCATTCGATGCAGAAGGCGGTGCTGTGCTGAATATACTTACCTCCAAGGCAATCTCGGTCGGGTATAAAGGAAATGTAGGGGCTACCTACGAGCAAGCGGTTTTCGCCAAGTACAATTTGAACACTGCTCACTTTTACAAGAATAACTGGATCGACTTTTATGGGTCATACAGTTACAGCCCAAGAAAGGAATTTAAGAGCCAGGACGATCACATCAATTACTTTGAACCCGATGGAAGCCTCAATTCACTTTGGGAATCGGACCTGGAACGAACAACAAGATCTTATGCACACCAGGCCAATCTGATCGCAGATTTTCAGCTCAACGAGAAAAACACCTTAAATCTGACCTCCAATTTGGTCTTTGGTCCAGATGAGCGATATCAGAATGGAATCAGAACGGACATCTTTGCTCCATCCAGGCAATTGGACAGTCTCTTTACGACGGCTAGCCGATTAGAGAACGATCGGACCAATTTGTCTTTTCAGCTGGAACATCAGGTAGATCTTGGGCAAGGGAATACCCAGTTGAGAACTGGGGTCAATTACATCTTTTTTGAACAGTTTCAGGACCAGGATATTCAAACCTCCTATTTTCTGCCAGATGGAGATTTTATTAGGAACAACACCTTTTCGACCTCGGCATTTCAAGAGACCAATATTTGGACCGCCTCCATGGACCTGGACTATCAAATAGGTCGGTTTTCGGCTAGTAGTGGGGTAAAGTATTCCGATATAAGTACGGACAGCGGCCTGGATTTTCTCAATCGCAATACTATGCCTCCCGCACTGGACCCTGATCTCTCTGATAGGTTCCTCTATGACGAATCCATCTATGCAGCATACACCGAATTGGAGAGACAATGGGAAAGTTGGGGACTTCAGGCAGGGTTAAGGGTTGAGCATACGGACGTGGAAGGCGATTCTAGGGCATTGGGCCTTGTGAACACCCAAAATTACTTTGAATGGTTTCCAAGAGTAGTTCTATCTCATAATCTGAACGAGAAGAACACCCTGGGATTAAGTTACGCCAGAAGGATCGATCGACCGCGATATCAAAGCCTGAATCCATTCAAGTATTTTATCAATGAGACCAACTTCAATTCCGGTAATCCTTCTTTGAGGCCTGAAACTAATAATAAGATCGCGCTAAGCTACAATTACAACAATGTTTTGACCGTAGAGGCCTATTACGAGCACAGCAATAACAGTTTGAGTACACTTGTGTTTCAGGACAATGAAACCCGCGTGATCCGGACGGTTGATGCCAACCTAATCGAGGATTTTCAGTATAGCCTGGATGTGATCTACACCAATTCCATCCGTCCCTGGTGGTATTCCTTTATTTATTCGTCATTCTATTACCTCGAGAATGAATTTTTGGCCGAAGAGAGTATTCAGCAAACCTATTCTAACAGCACACCAGGATTTTATGCCCAGTGGTACAATAGTTTTACATTGAGCAAGGACCAGTCGCTGACCTCAGACCTGACAGCGGTTTATATGTCCAATTACATTTATGGGTCTTATTCCTACAAGAACCAATTCTCACTTTCTCTGTCAATACGTAAAAGCCTGTGGAATGATCAGGCAAGCATTACCCTTGGTGTTGACGATATCTTTAACACCAACAACATTCGGGTCAGTTCACAGTATTACAACCAGGACAACTCTTATTTCGCCATGCCGGAGTCCCGCATGTTCCGGGCCAGCTTTCTCTATAACTTCGGAAATTGGAACCTGAGCGATAATCAGCGGCAGATAGATTCCAAGGAGAAAGGCCGATTAGACCGTTAA
- the lepA gene encoding translation elongation factor 4, translating into MKHIRNFCIIAHIDHGKSTLADRLLDTTGSVTAREKQDQLLDNMDLERERGITIKSHAIQMEYTHQGQEYILNLIDTPGHVDFSYEVSRSIAACEGALLIVDAAQSIQAQTISNLYLALENDLEIIPILNKVDLPSANPEEVTDDIVDLLGCDPEEVIPASAKTGIGIEDILEAIIDRIPSPKGDINAPLQALIFDSVYNPFRGVETYFRVINGSIRKGQQIQFMATGKSYSADEVGTLKLNQVPKQEILAGDVGYLITGIKDAREVKVGDTITDTKNPTQEAISGFEDVKPMVFAGIYPVDTEDYEELRNSMEKLQLNDASLVFQPESSAALGFGFRCGFLGMLHLEIIQERLEREFDMTVITTVPNVSYHAYTNREPDTVILVNNPSDLPDPSTLNRVEEPFIKASIITKADFVGPVMSLCIEKRGQITNQTYLTQDRVELSFDMPLAEIVFDFYDRLKTVSKGYASFDYSPIGMRESKLVKVDVLLNANSVDALSALIHQDNAYDIGKKMCEKLRQLIPRQQFDIPIQAAIGSKIIARETVKALRKDVTAKCYGGDITRKRKLLEKQKKGKKRMRAVGNVEIPQEAFMAVLKLND; encoded by the coding sequence ATGAAGCACATTCGAAATTTTTGCATAATTGCCCATATTGATCATGGAAAAAGCACCCTGGCCGATCGCTTGTTAGATACAACAGGTTCGGTAACAGCACGGGAAAAACAAGATCAGTTGTTGGACAATATGGATTTGGAGCGGGAAAGAGGCATTACTATTAAGAGTCATGCTATCCAGATGGAATACACTCATCAGGGCCAGGAATACATTCTGAATTTGATCGATACTCCTGGTCATGTTGATTTCTCCTATGAGGTTTCCCGGTCAATTGCGGCCTGCGAAGGTGCGCTGCTGATAGTTGATGCCGCACAAAGCATACAGGCGCAGACCATTTCCAATTTGTATCTGGCGCTGGAAAACGATCTTGAGATCATTCCGATCTTGAATAAGGTTGACCTCCCTTCGGCCAATCCTGAAGAGGTAACGGACGATATAGTGGATCTTCTTGGTTGTGACCCCGAGGAAGTAATTCCTGCTAGCGCAAAAACAGGTATAGGAATAGAGGACATTCTAGAGGCTATTATCGATAGAATCCCTTCTCCAAAAGGAGACATCAATGCTCCACTTCAGGCCTTGATCTTTGATTCCGTGTACAACCCCTTCAGAGGAGTTGAGACCTATTTCAGGGTGATCAACGGTTCTATCCGGAAAGGACAACAGATCCAGTTCATGGCCACCGGAAAGTCCTATTCAGCAGACGAAGTAGGTACTTTAAAGCTGAATCAGGTGCCAAAACAGGAGATCCTTGCTGGAGATGTGGGTTACCTGATCACTGGGATCAAAGATGCCAGAGAGGTCAAGGTAGGTGACACCATTACGGACACCAAAAACCCGACCCAGGAAGCTATTTCAGGCTTTGAGGACGTAAAACCAATGGTTTTTGCAGGAATTTACCCGGTAGACACCGAAGACTACGAAGAGCTTCGCAACTCCATGGAGAAACTGCAATTGAATGATGCTTCCTTGGTTTTCCAACCAGAGAGTTCTGCCGCCTTGGGCTTTGGTTTCCGCTGCGGATTCCTGGGGATGCTGCATTTGGAGATCATCCAGGAACGATTGGAGCGCGAATTTGATATGACGGTCATCACTACCGTCCCTAACGTATCCTATCACGCTTACACAAATCGGGAGCCGGATACCGTGATCTTGGTTAACAATCCAAGCGACCTGCCAGATCCATCTACCCTAAACCGGGTGGAAGAGCCATTTATCAAGGCTAGTATTATCACCAAGGCTGATTTTGTTGGACCGGTGATGTCCCTGTGTATTGAAAAGCGAGGGCAGATTACCAACCAGACCTATTTGACCCAGGACAGGGTCGAACTCAGTTTTGATATGCCACTGGCCGAGATCGTCTTTGATTTTTATGACAGATTGAAAACCGTATCCAAAGGATATGCCTCCTTTGACTACTCCCCTATTGGAATGCGAGAGTCCAAACTGGTCAAGGTAGATGTTCTGCTCAATGCCAACTCAGTAGATGCGCTGTCGGCCCTGATTCATCAGGATAATGCCTATGATATTGGAAAGAAGATGTGCGAAAAACTGCGGCAACTTATCCCACGTCAACAGTTCGACATTCCTATACAGGCTGCCATCGGTTCTAAGATCATAGCCAGGGAGACTGTGAAAGCCCTCCGAAAGGATGTTACAGCCAAGTGTTATGGTGGGGACATTACCCGTAAAAGAAAGCTTCTGGAAAAACAGAAAAAGGGTAAAAAACGGATGAGAGCGGTTGGAAATGTTGAAATTCCCCAAGAAGCTTTTATGGCCGTTCTAAAACTTAACGACTAA
- a CDS encoding tetratricopeptide repeat-containing sensor histidine kinase, with product MKDVALLICIAILAGGYVLHGQESDQQAEILLEKAFSFNNSNLDSALVYSDRAHQLAVLSDDVTMIARCNNANAYFLMMVDRIDDSAKALKFNLENTKSLSPAINGETHYNLASGFYLKEIYDRSIEEYLTAITYYEKAANRKGIAKSNLQVGVIYEKLGKQEVASYFYDQSISSSERALETHSSDSISEYLPSSSLLKISSAMLKEVGDEPSVTLSFIYFNMGNSSREIGQCEESIGYITRSLEIKEEVGYRLNLGKSYLLLADCHLQLGNPEAALINLDLARQNLDERQQILEIEDLLARTYTTLDKPDAAVSAYRRYIILKDSVGQLQENERIAEITAQFENDKQSREIELLKADNQLKEAQLSNQQLVLFGSILVFVLASMAAYFGYKRVRAKRQLAYSEVSRQLLQTQLNPHFLFNALTGIQSFVKKNDTDKTTGYIRNFSGLMRNILEHTTEKFIPLEEDIDTIEDYLSLQQMVHNHQFEYKLEVDPQLDTELDCIPPMFTQPFVENAVIHGIKGLEKGSIQVAYKLKDDSVEVCIRDNGKGFEIGAKNANRLHRSMATGITEERVKFLAKSESYPVDIAITGSRPGEELGGTEVVLIFPKKSC from the coding sequence ATGAAAGATGTTGCACTCCTTATCTGTATTGCCATCCTAGCAGGGGGATATGTGCTCCATGGTCAGGAGTCGGATCAGCAAGCAGAAATTCTGCTGGAAAAAGCCTTTTCATTCAATAATTCCAACTTAGACAGTGCTTTGGTTTACAGCGATCGGGCTCATCAGCTTGCCGTTCTTTCCGACGATGTGACCATGATCGCACGTTGCAACAACGCTAATGCCTACTTCCTGATGATGGTAGATCGTATCGACGACTCTGCCAAAGCCTTGAAGTTCAATCTGGAAAACACCAAAAGTCTGAGCCCGGCAATCAATGGCGAGACTCATTATAACCTGGCTTCGGGTTTCTATTTAAAGGAGATCTACGATCGATCCATTGAGGAATATTTGACCGCCATCACGTATTACGAAAAGGCCGCCAACAGGAAGGGGATTGCCAAGTCTAACTTGCAAGTTGGTGTTATTTACGAGAAGCTCGGAAAACAGGAGGTGGCCAGCTATTTCTATGACCAATCCATCTCAAGCAGTGAACGTGCTCTTGAGACCCATTCTTCTGACAGTATCTCTGAATACTTGCCTTCCTCCAGTCTATTGAAGATCTCTTCTGCCATGTTGAAAGAAGTAGGAGATGAGCCCTCTGTAACCTTATCCTTTATTTATTTTAATATGGGTAATAGCTCCAGAGAAATTGGCCAATGTGAAGAAAGCATTGGCTATATAACCCGTTCTCTGGAGATCAAGGAGGAGGTTGGTTATCGCCTAAACCTGGGTAAAAGTTACTTGCTGCTGGCAGATTGCCATCTGCAGTTGGGAAATCCCGAAGCTGCTTTGATCAACCTTGATCTTGCTCGACAGAACCTGGATGAGAGACAGCAAATACTGGAGATCGAAGATCTTTTGGCCAGAACCTACACCACCTTGGATAAGCCAGACGCGGCGGTTTCCGCTTATCGCAGATATATCATTCTAAAGGATTCCGTTGGTCAGCTTCAGGAGAACGAACGAATTGCTGAGATAACCGCCCAATTTGAGAATGACAAACAATCCCGTGAGATCGAACTCCTCAAGGCGGACAACCAGCTTAAAGAAGCGCAGTTAAGCAACCAGCAATTGGTCCTGTTTGGCTCCATACTCGTTTTTGTCCTGGCAAGTATGGCCGCATATTTCGGCTATAAACGTGTTCGGGCCAAACGTCAATTAGCCTATTCTGAAGTCTCCCGGCAACTGTTACAAACACAGTTAAACCCCCATTTCCTGTTTAATGCGCTAACGGGGATCCAAAGTTTTGTCAAGAAGAACGACACAGACAAAACCACTGGTTATATCCGTAATTTCAGCGGTTTGATGCGCAATATCCTGGAGCATACAACAGAGAAGTTCATACCCTTGGAGGAGGACATTGATACCATCGAAGATTACCTTTCTCTCCAGCAGATGGTCCACAACCATCAATTTGAATACAAGCTAGAGGTAGACCCACAATTGGATACGGAATTGGACTGCATTCCCCCAATGTTTACACAGCCTTTTGTGGAAAATGCGGTAATTCACGGTATAAAAGGGCTAGAAAAGGGTTCGATCCAGGTGGCATATAAGCTGAAGGATGATTCCGTTGAGGTTTGTATCAGGGACAATGGAAAGGGATTTGAAATAGGAGCAAAGAATGCTAATCGACTCCACAGGTCGATGGCCACAGGAATCACCGAGGAGCGTGTCAAGTTCTTGGCGAAATCCGAGTCCTATCCGGTGGATATAGCAATTACTGGTTCACGGCCAGGAGAAGAACTGGGTGGTACTGAAGTGGTGCTTATCTTTCCTAAAAAGTCGTGTTGA
- a CDS encoding LytR/AlgR family response regulator transcription factor produces MGLSCQIIEDDSRMATEIKEIIASHFPDISVFNTIDTTEGAKAALQNRKPDILISDINLGDGEIFSVLEQLMPVSFKIIFITAYSKHAVRAFRFSALSFLEKPFAEEELVEAFQMALDQIDQQDYNQMLQVFYQHYNQQVGSQKLVLKNLEAVHIVKTEDILFLKSDNNYTEFYINDGRKIIVSRALRSFEKDLPKSDFFRTHQSYLVNLDHAKLFHKKDSVLELVNGAQVTVSGRKSQLLVERLSS; encoded by the coding sequence ATGGGATTGAGTTGTCAGATCATAGAGGACGACTCCAGGATGGCCACGGAGATAAAGGAGATCATTGCAAGTCATTTTCCGGATATCTCAGTCTTTAATACCATAGATACTACTGAAGGGGCCAAAGCTGCCTTGCAGAATAGAAAACCCGACATTTTGATTTCTGATATCAACCTGGGGGATGGGGAGATCTTCAGTGTGCTGGAGCAGCTTATGCCTGTTTCTTTCAAAATTATCTTTATAACAGCCTACAGTAAGCACGCCGTTCGCGCTTTTCGTTTCAGCGCCCTTAGTTTTCTGGAAAAACCCTTTGCTGAAGAAGAGCTGGTCGAAGCCTTTCAAATGGCTTTGGACCAGATCGATCAACAGGATTACAACCAAATGTTGCAGGTATTCTATCAGCATTACAACCAGCAAGTTGGCTCTCAGAAACTAGTGCTCAAGAATTTGGAAGCTGTGCATATTGTAAAGACAGAGGATATCCTTTTCTTGAAATCCGATAACAACTACACGGAATTCTATATCAATGACGGTAGGAAGATCATCGTTTCCAGGGCGTTGAGATCCTTTGAAAAAGACCTCCCCAAGTCTGACTTTTTCCGAACCCATCAGTCCTATCTGGTCAATCTTGATCATGCCAAGTTATTTCACAAAAAAGATTCTGTGCTGGAGTTGGTCAATGGAGCACAGGTGACGGTCTCTGGAAGAAAATCTCAATTGTTGGTCGAGCGCCTGAGTTCCTGA
- a CDS encoding T9SS type A sorting domain-containing protein, which yields MKRYVLLLAMLATLTGYCQWSFVGSSDGFAPDGAITPVLRFHPQTNEPYVFFFDFLQNVGAGPTLMRFDGSDWVDLGGRRFDDDDPNLTPFKIGFDFDRTNNWPVVYYDSPPNHMQTFDGIDWIEYVGDDTIQIQDFFINGDGFGFAVNPLNGNPTLAFSDTSNGGTPGLASVVSYGPTNWGYLSTPKFSQEVAAFFDMEYYASNGAPYLLHDGGTGDRVVVSEFDGVEWNDLPDPNLTNQNNSIAKIRIDQSNGDIYVANPANIGGQPTIEVKKWDGSTWTDLVTDVTQVHAQATAFDFGINPGDGMVYLLYMDRNNTSSNPNLTVSRYDGSDWVMLGNETISGGSDHISLAFHPVDFVPYVAYGAASGSGGWVKRFDGTLGVNDPSLAQLEIRLTPNPAINYTKITGMLVDQYEVYDLNGRRLLAGYGNQVNTESLSAGTYLVKVVSTSGQPNHTKLIVK from the coding sequence ATGAAACGGTACGTATTACTTCTGGCCATGCTGGCCACCCTGACTGGTTATTGCCAGTGGAGCTTTGTTGGATCTTCCGATGGTTTTGCCCCGGATGGAGCCATAACCCCTGTTCTTCGTTTTCATCCTCAAACCAACGAGCCTTATGTTTTCTTCTTCGACTTCCTTCAAAACGTAGGGGCCGGTCCTACCCTGATGCGGTTCGATGGCTCTGATTGGGTCGATCTGGGAGGAAGAAGATTTGACGATGATGACCCCAACCTGACTCCTTTTAAAATAGGATTCGATTTTGACCGAACTAACAATTGGCCCGTCGTATACTATGATTCTCCGCCAAACCATATGCAAACCTTTGACGGTATCGATTGGATAGAATACGTGGGTGATGACACCATCCAAATCCAGGATTTCTTTATCAACGGTGACGGATTTGGGTTTGCTGTTAATCCATTAAACGGTAATCCAACTCTTGCGTTTTCAGACACAAGCAATGGGGGGACTCCAGGATTGGCTTCTGTAGTATCCTATGGCCCCACCAACTGGGGATATCTCAGCACCCCGAAGTTCTCCCAGGAAGTGGCTGCTTTTTTCGATATGGAATACTATGCCAGCAACGGCGCTCCTTATTTGTTGCATGATGGCGGTACGGGAGATCGGGTGGTGGTCTCAGAATTTGACGGGGTGGAGTGGAATGATCTGCCGGATCCCAATCTAACTAACCAAAACAATTCTATTGCTAAGATCCGCATAGATCAGAGCAACGGAGATATTTATGTGGCCAACCCGGCCAATATCGGAGGACAACCGACCATAGAGGTCAAAAAATGGGATGGCTCTACCTGGACCGATCTGGTGACGGATGTGACCCAGGTCCATGCACAGGCAACAGCTTTCGATTTCGGGATCAATCCCGGCGACGGCATGGTCTATTTATTGTACATGGACCGAAACAATACCTCATCTAATCCTAATTTGACCGTTTCAAGGTACGATGGGTCCGACTGGGTGATGCTAGGCAATGAAACCATTTCCGGAGGATCTGATCACATTAGCCTGGCATTTCATCCTGTCGATTTTGTCCCCTATGTAGCCTACGGAGCCGCATCAGGTTCGGGAGGATGGGTAAAGCGATTTGATGGCACCCTGGGGGTGAACGATCCTTCCCTTGCTCAACTCGAGATTCGCCTGACGCCCAATCCCGCTATAAATTACACTAAGATCACTGGTATGTTGGTGGATCAATACGAAGTTTATGATCTAAACGGTCGGAGGTTATTAGCCGGTTACGGAAACCAGGTCAATACCGAGTCGCTATCTGCCGGAACCTATTTGGTGAAGGTTGTGAGCACCTCCGGCCAGCCCAACCACACTAAACTGATCGTCAAGTAG